The DNA window GCTCTCCCAGGGGTTTCCGTTGCTCGTTTCCAACACCGGAAACGCTACGTTGCGTTCCATTATCTAGCAACGTTCCTGTTGCACCTAACTCGCATTTAAGCAGTTCGAAGGCACTTTATCGTTGCAACTGATCTGAAATTAACGCAACGTTGTCGAGGCATCGTTGCAACAGACTGGCGGTGAACGCTATGCTCGCGCCGGATGAGAGGAGATCGCGATGCCGGGGGGCAGACTCACCCAGCAGGAACGCCAACGGATCGCGGCGGGGCTGGCCGAGAGCCTCGCCTACGCGGAGATCGCCCGACGCCTCGACCGTCCGACCTCCACGATCACCCGCGAGGTGATGCGCAACGGCGGCCCCACCGCCTACCGCGCCGAGCTGGCCCACCGCGCCACCGAACGCCGAGCCCGGCGACGCACCACAGCCACCTCCCGCGGGTCGCAGCCGCAGCCCCAGCGGCAAGGGCGCGACGCCGTGGCCCTGACCGAGTACGAGGAGACGCTGACCACCGTGCTCATGGCCTCGGGCCTGCCGACTATGGCAGCCCGGGTGCTGACCTGCCTGTTCACCACCGACGCGGGCAGCCTCACCGCGGCCGACCTCACCCGGCACCTCCAGGTCAGTCCCGCCTCCATCTCCAAGGCGATCACCTTCCTGGCGGGGCAGAGCCTGGTCCGCCGGGAACGCGACGACCGCCGCCGGGAGCGCTACGTCGTCGACGACGACCTCTTCTACCAGGCGACGATCGCCAGCGCCCGCGCCAACGACCACCTCGTCGCCGTCGCCCGCCAGGGCGTCACCCTGCTCGGACCCGACACCCCGGCCGCCGCCCGCCTGGAGAACATCGCCCGCTTCCTCGACTTCATCAGCGAGAACATCACCCGCGCCGCCGAGCAGGCCCGCGAGATCCTGCGTACCGCTCCGCGGGCGCCCGGGAAGGACCAGCCGGTCGACCAGCACTCCCCCGGCGGGCGGTAGGTCAGGTCGATCGACGTGGTCGAAGGGTCTGCCGCTCGCGCTCCTGCACATCGAGTACGGCGAACCGCATGATCACGATCCATCACCGAGGCGGGTGCTCGAAACAGCTCACTGCGCGGCCCACACAACCCGTCGCGTCGATCTAGGGTGACGCGATGACCGCCGAGCCCGTGACGACAGTACTGTTCGACTTCGCCTGGACTCTGTTCGCCAGAGACTCGGAACGCTGGGTGGGCAACGCGGCGGCATCGCTCGACCGGACATTGGCTGCCGGCGAGGCGCACCGTATCGCTGGCGACTTCGCGGACCTGCTGCGAAAGACGGCCACGGATCCGGCCCACATCGCCCGAGATCTGGATCCGGGAGTCTGGGATCGGGCGATCCTCGCCGTGCTGCAACAGCTTCCCGGGGTGGACCAGGCGCTGGCAGCGGTCTTGCACGAAACACACGCCGAAGCGATCGAGCCGTACGCGGACACCGTCGCCACCCTGTCCGCACTGCGTGACAGCGGTGTTCGCATCGGCGTCGTCAGCAACGTCGGCTGGGACATCCGCACCTGCTTCGCGCGGCACGGGCTCGACGGCCATGTCGATGCGTTCGTACTGTCCTACGAGGTCGGCTTCGTCAAACCGGACCCTCGGATCTGGGTCGCCGCCCTCGAAGCCCTCCGTGCCGCACCGCGTCAGACCCTGATGGTCGGTGATCATCCCGCCGGCGACGGCGGATCGGTTTCCGCCGGCATACCAGCGCTGATCCTGCCGATGGTGGATTCGCCCGCGGAGAAACGCGGCTTCGAACACGTGCTCAGGCTTGCCCGAGTTCCGTCCTGACAGGTCCGTCGCCGGCACTCACGTGAAGCTCCCGTGACGTTGATCCATTCGAGCCGACCTCGGTGCGTCCTCACGGAGGCATCCTGTCGTCGGACATACATGACCTCGTCCTCGACGACCGGACCGCGCCGGCGCGGAGGAGGACCGGAACCGCCGATGTCAGGGCGAGAAGACAGCCGTCGCAGCTGCCGGGCAGCAGCACATCCAGGTCCTCCACCATCCCCTTCCGGTCCACGGT is part of the Micromonospora sp. WMMD980 genome and encodes:
- a CDS encoding HAD family hydrolase, whose product is MTAEPVTTVLFDFAWTLFARDSERWVGNAAASLDRTLAAGEAHRIAGDFADLLRKTATDPAHIARDLDPGVWDRAILAVLQQLPGVDQALAAVLHETHAEAIEPYADTVATLSALRDSGVRIGVVSNVGWDIRTCFARHGLDGHVDAFVLSYEVGFVKPDPRIWVAALEALRAAPRQTLMVGDHPAGDGGSVSAGIPALILPMVDSPAEKRGFEHVLRLARVPS
- a CDS encoding helix-turn-helix domain-containing protein — protein: MPGGRLTQQERQRIAAGLAESLAYAEIARRLDRPTSTITREVMRNGGPTAYRAELAHRATERRARRRTTATSRGSQPQPQRQGRDAVALTEYEETLTTVLMASGLPTMAARVLTCLFTTDAGSLTAADLTRHLQVSPASISKAITFLAGQSLVRRERDDRRRERYVVDDDLFYQATIASARANDHLVAVARQGVTLLGPDTPAAARLENIARFLDFISENITRAAEQAREILRTAPRAPGKDQPVDQHSPGGR